The proteins below are encoded in one region of Methanoculleus taiwanensis:
- a CDS encoding DUF2769 domain-containing protein gives MSTADEEIAILAAKIRRAAPGLAAREEQERQDALKALREICICPGCPTYNVCAEQAAEKFFCAEGGSTVCIQGEHGCLCPDCPVHAEMGLSHRSFCTRDSETVQGYGTPER, from the coding sequence ATGAGTACTGCAGATGAGGAGATCGCGATCCTTGCGGCGAAGATACGGCGTGCCGCTCCCGGTCTTGCCGCCCGGGAGGAGCAGGAACGACAGGACGCTCTCAAGGCTCTTCGGGAGATCTGCATCTGTCCGGGATGCCCGACGTACAACGTCTGTGCCGAGCAGGCCGCCGAGAAGTTCTTCTGCGCCGAGGGAGGAAGCACGGTCTGTATCCAGGGCGAGCACGGGTGCCTCTGCCCCGACTGCCCGGTTCATGCCGAGATGGGTCTTTCTCACCGTTCCTTCTGCACGCGAGACTCGGAGACGGTGCAGGGCTACGGGACGCCGGAGCGGTGA